The Streptococcus oralis Uo5 genome includes a window with the following:
- the pflA gene encoding pyruvate formate-lyase-activating protein has product MSEETIDYGQVTGMVHSTESFGAVDGPGIRFIVFLQGCHMRCQYCHNPDTWAMETNKSRERTVDDVLTEALRYRGFWGDKGGITVSGGEALLQIDFLIALFTKAKEKGIHCTLDTCALPFRNKPRYLEKFNKLMAVTDLVLLDIKEINEEQHKIVTSQTNKNILACAQYLSDIGKPVWIRHVLVPGLTDRDEDLIELGKFVKTLKNVDKFEILPYHTMGEFKWRELGIPYSLEGVKPPTADRVKNAKELMDTESYQDYMKRVHG; this is encoded by the coding sequence ATGTCTGAAGAAACAATTGACTATGGACAAGTGACAGGAATGGTGCATTCGACAGAGAGTTTTGGGGCGGTAGATGGCCCTGGGATTCGGTTTATTGTCTTTTTGCAGGGCTGTCACATGCGTTGCCAGTACTGTCATAACCCTGATACATGGGCTATGGAGACCAATAAATCACGTGAACGGACAGTAGACGATGTCTTGACAGAAGCCCTTCGCTACCGTGGTTTCTGGGGAGACAAGGGAGGAATCACTGTTAGTGGTGGAGAAGCCCTCTTACAGATTGATTTCCTAATTGCCCTCTTTACCAAGGCCAAGGAAAAAGGAATCCACTGTACCTTGGATACCTGTGCCCTTCCATTCCGTAACAAACCACGTTATCTCGAAAAGTTTAATAAACTCATGGCGGTGACAGACTTGGTTCTCCTGGATATCAAGGAAATCAATGAAGAACAGCACAAGATTGTCACAAGCCAAACCAATAAAAACATCTTGGCCTGTGCCCAGTACCTATCAGATATCGGGAAGCCTGTTTGGATTCGCCATGTGCTGGTTCCAGGATTGACAGATAGAGATGAGGATTTGATCGAACTTGGTAAGTTTGTCAAGACCCTCAAAAATGTTGACAAGTTTGAAATCTTGCCTTATCACACGATGGGTGAGTTCAAGTGGCGTGAACTTGGAATTCCTTATTCGCTCGAAGGGGTCAAACCTCCAACAGCAGACCGTGTCAAGAATGCCAAGGAATTGATGGATACAGAAAGTTACCAAGATTACATGAAACGTGTTCATGGATAA
- the yidC gene encoding membrane protein insertase YidC: MKSIKRFALSAMGVAMLLVLSGCVQVDKATGQPTGLIWNTIGAPMAEAIKYFATDKGLGFGVAIIIVTIIVRLIILPLGIYQSWKATLHSEKMNALKHVLEPHQKRLKEATTQEEKLEAQQALWDTQKEHGISVFGGVGCFPILIQMPFFSAIYFAAQYTDGVASSTFLGINLGSPSLLLVAFAGILYYLQSLLSLHGVEDEMQREQLKKMIYMSPLMIVVFSFFAPASVTLYWVVGGFMMILQQFIVNYVVRPKLRKKVREEFAKNPPKASSFSTGGGRKDVTPNQATAIMTNKKHKKRNAGKQHSRK; this comes from the coding sequence TTGAAATCTATTAAACGTTTTGCCCTCTCTGCTATGGGAGTGGCTATGCTACTCGTCTTGTCAGGCTGTGTCCAAGTAGACAAAGCAACAGGACAACCCACAGGATTGATTTGGAATACCATCGGAGCACCTATGGCAGAGGCCATCAAGTACTTTGCTACTGATAAAGGTCTAGGCTTTGGTGTGGCTATCATCATCGTAACCATCATCGTGCGTTTGATTATCTTGCCACTTGGTATCTACCAATCATGGAAGGCAACGCTTCACTCTGAGAAGATGAATGCCCTCAAACACGTCCTCGAACCACATCAAAAACGCCTCAAAGAGGCAACAACTCAAGAAGAAAAACTAGAAGCGCAACAAGCTCTCTGGGATACTCAGAAAGAACATGGCATCAGTGTGTTCGGTGGAGTAGGATGTTTCCCTATCCTCATTCAAATGCCTTTCTTCTCTGCTATCTACTTTGCAGCCCAATACACTGATGGTGTAGCTAGCTCTACCTTCTTGGGTATCAATCTTGGTTCCCCAAGTCTGCTCCTTGTCGCCTTCGCTGGTATCCTCTACTATCTCCAATCACTCCTTTCACTTCATGGAGTAGAAGATGAGATGCAAAGAGAACAGCTCAAGAAAATGATTTACATGAGCCCACTCATGATTGTCGTCTTCTCCTTCTTCGCACCAGCCAGTGTGACCCTTTACTGGGTTGTCGGTGGTTTCATGATGATTCTCCAACAGTTCATCGTTAACTATGTTGTTCGTCCAAAACTTCGCAAAAAAGTTCGTGAAGAATTTGCTAAAAACCCACCAAAAGCAAGTTCGTTTTCAACTGGAGGCGGACGCAAAGATGTCACTCCAAACCAAGCAACTGCGATCATGACCAATAAGAAACATAAAAAACGCAATGCTGGTAAACAACATTCTAGAAAATAA
- the asnA gene encoding aspartate--ammonia ligase produces MKKSFIHQQEEISFVKNTFTQYLKDKLEVVEVQGPILSKVGDGMQDNLSGVENPVSVKVLQIPDETYEVVHSLAKWKRHTLARFGFGEGEGLFVHMKALRPDEDSLDATHSVYVDQWDWEKVIPNGQRNIVYLKETVEKIYKAIRLTELAVEARYDIESILPKQITFIHTEELVERYPDLTPKERENAICKEFGAVFLIGIGGELPDGKPHDGRAPDYDDWTTESENGYKGLNGDILVWNESLGCAFELSSMGIRVDEDTLRRQVALTGDEDRLELEWHKALLNGLFPLTIGGGIGQSRMAMFLLRKKHIGEVQTSVWPQEVRDTYENIL; encoded by the coding sequence ATGAAGAAAAGTTTTATTCATCAACAAGAAGAAATTTCCTTTGTCAAAAACACTTTTACCCAGTATTTGAAAGATAAGTTAGAAGTTGTTGAAGTTCAAGGTCCTATCTTGAGCAAGGTCGGGGATGGGATGCAGGACAACCTGTCAGGTGTCGAAAATCCAGTATCTGTCAAGGTTTTGCAGATTCCAGATGAAACCTATGAAGTCGTTCACTCACTTGCCAAATGGAAACGCCACACCTTGGCTCGTTTTGGTTTCGGTGAAGGTGAGGGTCTGTTTGTTCACATGAAGGCCCTTCGTCCAGACGAAGATTCGCTTGATGCGACTCACTCAGTTTATGTGGACCAGTGGGACTGGGAGAAGGTTATCCCAAATGGTCAACGCAATATCGTCTATCTCAAAGAAACTGTTGAGAAGATTTACAAGGCTATTCGTCTGACAGAGCTAGCCGTAGAAGCCCGCTACGATATCGAATCCATCTTGCCAAAACAAATCACCTTCATTCACACAGAAGAGTTGGTGGAACGCTATCCAGATCTAACACCGAAAGAGCGTGAAAATGCGATCTGTAAAGAGTTTGGTGCAGTCTTCTTGATTGGTATCGGTGGCGAGTTGCCTGATGGCAAACCTCATGACGGCCGCGCACCTGACTACGATGACTGGACAACAGAGTCTGAAAATGGCTACAAGGGGTTGAATGGCGATATTCTCGTTTGGAACGAATCTCTTGGTTGTGCCTTTGAACTTTCATCAATGGGGATTCGGGTAGATGAGGATACCCTTCGTCGCCAAGTGGCTCTTACAGGAGACGAAGATCGTCTTGAGCTGGAATGGCATAAAGCTCTGCTTAACGGTCTTTTCCCACTGACAATCGGTGGAGGGATCGGACAGTCTCGTATGGCCATGTTCCTTCTTCGTAAGAAACACATCGGAGAGGTCCAGACCAGTGTCTGGCCTCAAGAAGTTCGCGATACGTACGAAAATATTTTGTAG
- a CDS encoding DUF1146 family protein has translation MVQLLFTLSSHILFIYLSFYLLKDLVRWEKVLKVTATNTKKVRLLVGFFSIVMGYILSSFFISLYQLWQEALRGLL, from the coding sequence ATGGTTCAATTATTATTCACTCTAAGTAGTCATATACTCTTTATTTATTTGAGTTTTTACCTTTTGAAGGATCTTGTGAGATGGGAAAAGGTTTTAAAAGTAACCGCTACTAACACAAAAAAGGTTCGTTTGTTGGTAGGCTTCTTTAGTATTGTAATGGGCTACATCTTGAGTTCATTCTTTATCAGTTTGTACCAACTGTGGCAAGAAGCGCTTAGAGGACTATTATAA
- the rsmD gene encoding 16S rRNA (guanine(966)-N(2))-methyltransferase RsmD, translating into MKIVSGIYGGRPLKTLEGKTTRPTSDKVRGAIFNMIGPYFEGGRVLDLYAGSGGLSIEAVSRGMSHAVLVERDRKAQAIIAENIQMTKEVSKFQLLKMEAERALEQVKDPFDLVFLDPPYAKEQIVADIEKMAERNLFSEEVMVVCETDKSVELPEEIACLGIWKEKIYGISKVTVYVR; encoded by the coding sequence ATGAAAATCGTATCAGGAATCTATGGGGGGCGTCCCCTCAAGACGCTAGAAGGCAAGACGACGAGGCCGACATCAGATAAGGTGCGTGGAGCTATCTTTAACATGATAGGTCCCTATTTTGAGGGTGGTCGTGTTTTGGATCTCTATGCTGGCAGTGGTGGTTTATCCATCGAGGCAGTCTCGCGTGGGATGTCCCATGCTGTCTTAGTGGAGCGGGATCGAAAGGCGCAAGCTATTATCGCTGAAAACATCCAAATGACCAAGGAAGTTTCCAAATTTCAGCTCTTAAAGATGGAGGCTGAACGGGCCTTGGAGCAAGTAAAAGATCCCTTTGACCTGGTCTTTTTAGATCCTCCCTATGCCAAGGAACAAATCGTTGCAGATATCGAGAAAATGGCAGAAAGAAACCTTTTCTCCGAAGAGGTCATGGTTGTCTGTGAAACCGATAAGTCTGTAGAACTCCCAGAAGAAATCGCCTGCTTAGGTATCTGGAAGGAAAAAATATATGGGATTAGTAAGGTGACAGTCTATGTCAGATAA
- a CDS encoding TrmH family RNA methyltransferase produces the protein MTIITSKANSVVKNAKKLHQKKYRKSAYLIEGWHLFEEAVQAGVTIEKIFALESYRDQLVAFPQTIWVSEEILRDLADTQTPQGIVAVIQKEEVGLPDLHQGKFLFLEDVQDPGNVGTMIRTADAAGFTGVIVSDKSADIYSLKTLRSMQGSHFHLPIYRLPLASFVEEAKKSYLPILATTLSRESKDYRELSPLENFALVMGNEGQGISSVMAESADQLVHISMKGRAESLNVAVAAGILMFYFS, from the coding sequence ATGACTATTATAACCTCAAAAGCCAATTCAGTGGTAAAAAATGCCAAGAAATTACATCAAAAAAAATATCGAAAGTCTGCTTATTTGATTGAGGGCTGGCACTTATTTGAAGAAGCTGTTCAAGCAGGAGTAACGATTGAGAAGATTTTTGCCTTAGAAAGTTACCGAGATCAGCTAGTTGCTTTTCCTCAAACTATCTGGGTTTCAGAGGAAATTTTGCGGGATTTAGCAGATACGCAAACTCCTCAAGGGATTGTTGCAGTGATTCAAAAAGAAGAAGTGGGACTGCCTGATCTCCATCAGGGCAAGTTTCTATTTTTAGAAGATGTCCAAGATCCAGGTAATGTGGGCACCATGATTCGGACGGCGGATGCTGCAGGTTTTACAGGAGTCATTGTTTCAGACAAGTCAGCGGATATCTACAGTCTTAAGACCCTACGTTCCATGCAAGGAAGTCATTTTCACTTGCCCATCTATCGTCTGCCTCTTGCCAGCTTTGTAGAAGAGGCCAAGAAGAGCTATTTGCCCATTCTGGCAACGACCTTATCGAGAGAGTCAAAGGATTATCGTGAGCTTTCTCCCTTAGAAAACTTTGCTTTAGTCATGGGAAATGAAGGACAGGGGATTAGTTCTGTTATGGCTGAGAGTGCTGATCAGCTGGTTCATATTAGCATGAAAGGCCGAGCGGAAAGTCTCAATGTGGCGGTTGCCGCAGGTATTTTGATGTTTTATTTCAGCTAA
- the coaD gene encoding pantetheine-phosphate adenylyltransferase, with translation MSDKIGLFTGSFDPMTNGHLDMIERASKLFDKLYVGVFYNPHKQGFLPVENRKRAVEKAVAHLDNVEVLASHDQLVVDVARRLGAKTLVRGLRNTTDLQYESSFDYYNHQLAPEIETIYLYSRPEHLYISSSAVRELLKFGQEIQQYVPNSVVEELEHEEKN, from the coding sequence ATGTCAGATAAAATTGGATTATTTACAGGTTCATTTGATCCGATGACAAATGGACATCTGGATATGATTGAACGTGCTAGCAAACTTTTTGACAAGCTCTATGTCGGGGTGTTCTACAATCCCCACAAACAAGGCTTTCTCCCTGTTGAAAACCGTAAACGAGCAGTCGAAAAAGCGGTGGCGCATTTAGATAATGTAGAGGTGCTGGCTTCTCATGACCAACTAGTTGTCGATGTTGCAAGAAGACTGGGTGCTAAGACCCTTGTCCGTGGCTTGCGAAATACCACCGACTTGCAATACGAGTCTAGCTTTGATTACTACAATCATCAACTGGCTCCAGAAATCGAAACCATTTACCTATATAGTCGCCCAGAGCATCTTTATATTAGCTCTTCGGCCGTGAGAGAACTTCTGAAGTTTGGTCAGGAGATTCAGCAATATGTCCCAAACAGTGTTGTGGAGGAATTAGAACATGAAGAAAAAAACTAG
- a CDS encoding Bax inhibitor-1/YccA family protein translates to MNQTIIQERSGLNQFYAKVYAFVGLGIGLSALVSALMLTVFQSQLVYFLMHGRLWLMIATFAELALVFVASSMAAKNSPAALPVFLVYSVLNGFTLSFVVAFYTPGTVLSAFVSSALLFFVMAAIGIFTKKDLSGMGRALMAALVGLIIAMVVNLFLANSFFDYMISIAMVLVFSGLIAWDNQKIRYVYEQSRGQVATGWVISMALSIYLDFINLFLSILRIFGRND, encoded by the coding sequence ATGAATCAAACGATTATTCAAGAACGTTCAGGTCTCAATCAATTTTACGCTAAGGTTTATGCCTTTGTGGGACTTGGGATTGGTCTATCAGCTCTCGTGTCAGCTTTGATGTTGACAGTCTTTCAGTCCCAATTGGTCTACTTTTTAATGCATGGCCGTCTCTGGCTGATGATTGCAACTTTTGCAGAACTTGCTCTAGTCTTTGTTGCAAGTAGCATGGCTGCCAAAAATAGTCCAGCAGCTCTCCCAGTATTTTTAGTTTATTCTGTTTTAAATGGCTTTACGCTTAGTTTTGTCGTAGCCTTCTATACACCTGGGACCGTCTTATCAGCCTTTGTATCCAGTGCCCTTCTCTTCTTTGTCATGGCGGCAATCGGAATTTTCACTAAGAAAGATTTGAGTGGAATGGGCCGAGCTTTGATGGCAGCGCTTGTTGGTCTCATCATTGCCATGGTTGTGAATCTATTTTTAGCCAATAGCTTCTTTGACTACATGATTAGTATTGCCATGGTCTTGGTTTTCTCAGGTTTGATTGCTTGGGACAACCAAAAGATTCGCTATGTTTATGAGCAGTCACGAGGGCAAGTAGCGACAGGTTGGGTCATTTCAATGGCTCTCAGTATCTATCTAGACTTTATCAACCTCTTCCTTAGCATCTTACGTATCTTTGGTCGAAACGATTAA
- a CDS encoding acylphosphatase, producing the protein MQKVRMIAQGRVQGVGFRWGVYTLALEIGGITGRVWNNDDGTVEILAQADSSATMAKFIQEIRKGPTPFSKVTYLDVQMSNFSSYSDFKVAN; encoded by the coding sequence ATGCAAAAGGTTAGAATGATTGCCCAAGGCAGGGTGCAAGGTGTTGGTTTCCGTTGGGGTGTTTATACTTTAGCTCTTGAAATCGGTGGCATCACTGGTCGTGTCTGGAATAATGACGATGGCACAGTGGAAATTCTTGCTCAGGCAGACTCCTCTGCCACTATGGCAAAATTTATCCAAGAGATCCGAAAAGGTCCGACACCTTTTTCAAAAGTTACCTATCTAGATGTACAAATGAGCAACTTTTCATCCTATTCGGACTTCAAAGTCGCAAATTAG
- a CDS encoding SepM family pheromone-processing serine protease: MKKKTRWPLYVILALVLTFLAFVVPLPYYIEVPGGAEDIRRVLKVNETEDTEAGAYQFVTVGIRHATLSHLVYAWLTPFTDIRSAKETTGGSTDAEFMRINQFYMQTSQNMAKYQGLKTAGKDIELKYLGVYVLTVTDNSTFKGILNIADTVTAVNDKTFDSSKDLVDYVNSQQLGDTVKVTYEEDGKVKSAEGKIITLENGKNGIGIGLIDRTEVTSDVPIRFSTAGIGGPSAGLMFSLAIYTQIADPGLRNGRIVAGTGTIDRDGNVGDIGGIDKKVVAASRQGANIFFAPDNPVTEEAKKADPNAKSNYETALEAAKTIKTEMKIVPVKTLQDAIDYLKNNP, from the coding sequence ATGAAGAAAAAAACTAGATGGCCCTTATATGTCATCCTAGCACTAGTATTGACGTTTTTAGCCTTTGTAGTACCTTTGCCATACTACATAGAAGTTCCAGGTGGAGCGGAAGATATTCGTCGCGTTTTGAAAGTCAATGAAACAGAAGACACAGAAGCAGGAGCTTACCAGTTTGTGACAGTTGGGATTCGACATGCAACCCTGTCGCATCTTGTCTATGCTTGGTTAACCCCTTTCACGGATATTAGAAGTGCCAAGGAGACTACGGGTGGCTCTACGGATGCAGAATTTATGCGGATTAATCAGTTCTACATGCAAACTTCTCAAAACATGGCCAAGTATCAAGGATTGAAGACGGCTGGAAAAGATATTGAACTCAAGTATCTGGGAGTCTATGTCTTGACCGTGACGGACAATTCAACTTTTAAGGGCATTCTGAACATTGCGGATACCGTGACGGCTGTTAATGACAAAACGTTTGACAGTTCAAAAGACTTGGTTGACTATGTTAATTCTCAACAATTAGGGGATACGGTCAAGGTAACCTATGAAGAAGACGGAAAAGTCAAGTCTGCAGAAGGTAAAATTATCACTCTCGAAAACGGGAAAAACGGTATTGGGATTGGTTTGATTGACCGTACGGAAGTGACCAGTGACGTTCCAATTCGCTTTTCAACAGCTGGTATCGGCGGGCCAAGTGCTGGTCTCATGTTTAGTCTCGCTATCTACACCCAGATAGCAGATCCAGGACTTCGTAATGGCCGCATCGTTGCGGGAACGGGAACCATTGATCGCGATGGAAATGTTGGCGATATCGGTGGAATTGACAAAAAAGTAGTTGCAGCCTCTCGTCAGGGAGCCAACATCTTTTTTGCTCCTGACAATCCAGTCACCGAGGAAGCAAAAAAAGCAGATCCCAATGCGAAAAGCAACTATGAAACAGCCCTAGAAGCTGCTAAAACGATCAAAACAGAGATGAAAATCGTTCCGGTTAAAACCTTGCAGGATGCGATTGATTACCTTAAAAACAATCCCTAA